The Garra rufa chromosome 23, GarRuf1.0, whole genome shotgun sequence genome includes a region encoding these proteins:
- the LOC141299540 gene encoding meprin A subunit beta-like: protein SKPISSRTGNTKLDVNDGKDRDIFYINKAAGLHLVEGDVLIQEGGLRNTILGEEYRWPTTVPYFFDCSLEINAKGVILKAFEQFRLKTCIDFKPWHSEPNFIFIFKGDGCYSYVGNEHMGKQELSIGEDCDDLGTVEHEFLHALGFWHEQSRSDRDDYVTIVWDQIEEGEEENFILENETVSSPLGVPYDYSSVMHYSKMAFSKANEPTIVTKIPEFLDVIGQSMEFSDSDLLKLNRLYNCTTASTFLDSCHFEKPNICGMIQGDQGNAKWARVQRVKGGPQTDYTNLGRCQGVGFFMHFSTATGEQGDKAYLKSRLFYPKRRSQCLQFYHYNSGGADDRLNIWVREYTAENPKGAPRLIKKIRGGHKGSWELYHVTLNVSDKFRVVFQGVKGRDVSKGGLSLDDINLSETQCPQHTWRIRNFTSILAKTPAGSETYSPRFLSPDGYSFQIGLYINGETDSPGEMAIYLHLTSGPNDDKLQWPCPWRQASMELMDQNPDIQHRMNNLKMVTTDPTMISTDFMGTVEYFWDNPRKVGSLVTDTDGSSYYRGPGYGTSSYITHDRLKSRSFIKGDDVIFLFSLEDVTGLLECQTRESWREDPHDIM, encoded by the exons TCAAAGCCAATATCTTCACGCACAG GGAATACAAAGCTTGATGTGAATGATGGAAAAGACAgggatatattttatataaataaag CGGCAGGACTTCACCTGGTGGAAGGAGATGTTCTGATACAGGAG GGAGGACTCAGAAACACAATTCTGGGTGAAGAGTATCGTTGGCCAACCACTGTGCCGTACTTCTTTGACTGCAGCCTTG aAATCAATGCCAAAGGTGTGATACTGAAAGCCTTTGAACAATTCAGACTCAAGACCTGTATTGACTTCAAACCCTGGCATAGTGAGCCAAacttcattttcatatttaaaggcgACGG CTGTTACTCATATGTAGGGAATGAACACATGGGGAAACAGGAGTTGTCAATTGGTGAAGACTGTGACGATTTAGGAACTGTGGAGCATGAGTTTCTGCATGCGCTGGGGTTTTGGCACGAACAGTCCAGATCTGACAGAGATGACTATGTCACCATAGTGTGGGACCAGATTGAAGAGG GTGAAGAGGAAAACTTCATTTTAGAAAATGAAACAGTGTCAAGCCCTCTCGGTGTGCCCTATGATTACAGTTCAGTCATGCACTACAGTAAGATGGCCTTCAGCAAAGCCAATGAGCCAACCATCGTTACCAAGATACCAGAATTCTTGGATGTGATTGGTCAAAGCATGGAGTTTAGTGACAGTGATTTGCTTAAGCTGAATCGGCTGTACAATTGTA CTACAGCCTCAACTTTTCTGGACTCTTGCCACTTTGAGAAACCGAATATCTGTGGTATGATCCAGGGTGATCAAGGAAATGCCAAGTGGGCTCGAGTACAAAGAGTAAAAGGTGGTCCACAGACAGACTACACCAACCTGGGTCGATGTCAAG GGGTTGGGTTCTTCATGCATTTCAGCACAGCCACAGGTGAGCAAGGTGACAAGGCTTACCTGAAAAGTCGCCTCTTTTACCCCAAAAGACGCTCCCAATGCCTGCAGTTCTATCACTATAACAGTGGGGGTGCAGATGATCGGCTAAACATCTGGGTGCGCGAATACACCGCTGAAAACCCCAAAGGAGCCCCGAGACTCATTAAGAAGATCAGAG GTGGACACAAAGGCTCTTGGGAACTATACCATGTTACATTAAATGTCTCTGACAAATTCAGAGTGGTGTTTCAAGGAGTTAAAGGAAGAGACGTATCAAAGGGTGGTTTGTCTCTGGATGACATCAACCTCTCAGAGACACAGTGTCCTCAACACACTTGGCGTATCCGTAATTTTACCAGTATTCTTGCTAAAACCCCTGCCGGTTCCGAAACCTACAGCCCCCGCTTCCTGTCCCCAGACGGTTACTCATTTCAGATTGGTTTGTACATTAATGGTGAAACAGACAGCCCAGGTGAAATGGCAATCTACCTCCACTTGACTTCTGGACCCAATGATGACAAACTCCAATGGCCATGTCCATGGCGACAGGCATCCATGGAGCTGATGGACCAGAATCCAGACATCCAACACCGCATGAACAACCTTAAGATGGTCACTACAGATCCAACCATGATCTCTACTGACT TCATGGGTACAGTTGAGTATTTCTGGGACAACCCACGAAAAGTAGGCAGTCTAGTCACTGACACAGATGGCAGTTCATACTACCGGGGGCCGGGTTACGGTACTAGCAGTTACATCACGCATGATCGTCTGAAGAGTCGAAGCTTCATCAAAGGAGACGATGTCATCTTCCTCTTTTCCCTTGAAG ATGTGACTGGACTTTTGGAGTGTCAAACCAGAGAGTCTTGGAGAGAAGATCCCCATGACATCATGTAG